One genomic region from Terasakiella sp. SH-1 encodes:
- a CDS encoding ATP-binding protein translates to MRCIPQTMMGRTLAIVIGCILTVQIVGGIVHYREWREFTENAERTQLIERLATYVKWMNAASPLQRKFLLQSNRLSGMRVWQSKTPSIHRPEKWFGIEPFVRTRLAEQLGGITEERIRVEDSDFRGDIRDRFFRHDDDDDDGEHEWREHRRHMSSGRFKPKILVAVELDDGIWLNMKVPFKGGPRPFLPPFVFPFLFMTGIVALLAFVIMRRANKPLTMMAAAADRLGRDVNAAPMEETGPREVREAASAFNEMQTRLRRFVQDRTHMLAAISHDLRTPITRMRLRAEFVEDDQQREKMLADLDEMESMIAATMAFARDDVANEPVSQIDLAALVESLCEDMRETGGDVTYQGLEELSFKGRPVGLKRAVGNLVGNALKYGSSCQVVLACHDGQVVLSVTDNGPGIPGESLEDVFRPFRRVETSRNKETGGVGLGLAVVRSVAHAHGGDVVLRNLNAGGLEAKITLPT, encoded by the coding sequence ATGCGCTGTATCCCCCAAACCATGATGGGCCGTACATTGGCGATTGTCATTGGCTGTATTTTGACGGTGCAGATTGTCGGTGGTATCGTGCATTATCGCGAATGGCGTGAGTTTACGGAAAATGCAGAACGGACACAGTTGATTGAACGGCTTGCGACCTATGTGAAATGGATGAACGCAGCCAGCCCGTTGCAGCGTAAATTTTTGCTGCAATCCAACCGCTTGTCCGGAATGCGGGTGTGGCAATCCAAAACACCCTCCATTCATCGCCCTGAAAAATGGTTTGGGATTGAACCATTTGTGCGTACCCGCTTGGCTGAACAGCTTGGCGGGATCACAGAAGAACGCATTCGTGTCGAAGATAGTGATTTTCGCGGTGATATTCGGGATCGCTTTTTCCGCCATGATGATGACGACGATGATGGTGAACATGAATGGCGTGAACATCGCCGTCATATGTCGAGTGGGCGTTTTAAACCTAAAATCCTTGTGGCGGTGGAACTTGATGATGGCATATGGCTGAATATGAAGGTGCCGTTTAAAGGGGGGCCACGTCCGTTTTTGCCGCCGTTTGTTTTTCCGTTCTTGTTTATGACCGGGATTGTTGCCCTGTTGGCCTTTGTCATTATGCGCCGGGCGAATAAACCTTTAACCATGATGGCAGCGGCAGCTGACCGTTTGGGGCGTGATGTGAATGCCGCCCCCATGGAAGAAACAGGCCCGCGTGAGGTCCGCGAGGCAGCAAGTGCTTTTAATGAAATGCAGACCCGCCTGCGTCGTTTCGTACAGGATCGCACCCATATGCTGGCGGCGATTTCTCATGATTTGCGCACACCCATTACCCGCATGCGCTTGCGTGCTGAATTTGTTGAAGATGACCAGCAACGTGAAAAAATGCTGGCTGATCTGGATGAAATGGAATCCATGATTGCCGCCACTATGGCCTTTGCCCGTGATGATGTGGCAAATGAACCTGTATCCCAGATTGATCTGGCGGCTTTGGTGGAAAGCCTATGTGAAGATATGCGCGAAACGGGCGGTGATGTGACCTATCAGGGGCTGGAGGAACTCTCCTTTAAAGGGCGACCTGTTGGGTTGAAACGCGCTGTGGGGAATTTGGTCGGCAATGCTTTGAAATATGGCAGCAGCTGTCAGGTGGTTTTGGCGTGTCATGATGGGCAAGTTGTTCTGTCTGTCACCGATAATGGGCCGGGTATTCCCGGTGAGTCCCTTGAGGATGTATTCAGACCTTTCAGGCGGGTGGAAACATCACGTAATAAGGAAACAGGCGGTGTTGGCCTTGGGCTGGCGGTTGTGCGCTCTGTTGCCCATGCCCATGGTGGCGATGTGGTACTGAGAAATTTAAATGCAGGCGGTTTGGAAGCAAAAATCACACTTCCGACTTGA
- the pyrC gene encoding dihydroorotase produces the protein MTDTTLTIRRPDDWHVHFRDGDMLNAVAPHTARQFGRAIVMPNLVPPVTTIQAASDYRDRIMAAVGAEAGFTPLMTCYLTDTADADEIAQGFKQGVFSAVKFYPAGATTNSDSGVTNVKNVYPVFERMQEIGMPLLVHGEVTDPETDIFDREALYIEQVLTPILNDFPSLKVVMEHVTTKDAVDFVRSQADSGRLAATITAHHLVINRTDIFKGGIHPHLYCLPIAKRELHRLALREAATSGEAAFFLGTDTAPHARHAKESACGCAGIFTAPTAIETYANVFDEENALDKLEAFASLNGPAFYGMAASEETITLSKTTWTPEETIETAAGDPVRIFGGGEELAWKLVD, from the coding sequence ATGACTGATACGACCCTGACAATTCGCCGTCCGGATGACTGGCATGTGCATTTTCGCGATGGGGACATGCTCAATGCTGTTGCGCCTCATACAGCCCGTCAGTTTGGCCGCGCGATTGTCATGCCCAATCTGGTCCCGCCTGTAACAACCATTCAGGCGGCAAGTGACTATCGTGACCGTATCATGGCCGCAGTCGGGGCAGAGGCAGGCTTTACCCCCTTGATGACATGCTATCTGACCGATACAGCCGATGCAGATGAGATCGCACAAGGGTTTAAGCAAGGTGTGTTCAGTGCGGTGAAATTCTACCCGGCAGGGGCGACAACAAATTCCGATTCCGGTGTCACAAATGTGAAAAATGTCTATCCGGTGTTTGAACGTATGCAGGAAATCGGCATGCCTTTGTTGGTCCATGGCGAGGTCACAGACCCTGAAACCGATATTTTTGATCGTGAAGCTCTGTATATCGAACAGGTTCTCACACCGATTTTAAATGATTTTCCGTCCCTGAAAGTGGTGATGGAACATGTCACCACCAAGGATGCGGTTGATTTTGTGCGATCTCAAGCCGATAGCGGGCGTTTGGCCGCCACCATTACGGCGCACCATCTGGTGATTAACCGCACAGATATTTTCAAAGGCGGCATTCATCCCCATCTGTATTGCTTGCCCATTGCCAAACGTGAACTTCACCGCTTGGCCCTGCGTGAAGCTGCAACGTCTGGCGAAGCTGCGTTCTTCCTTGGTACAGATACGGCACCGCACGCGCGTCATGCCAAGGAAAGTGCCTGTGGCTGCGCTGGGATCTTTACAGCCCCCACAGCGATTGAAACGTATGCCAATGTATTTGATGAAGAAAACGCGCTGGATAAGCTGGAAGCCTTTGCCTCTTTAAACGGTCCGGCCTTTTACGGCATGGCAGCCAGTGAAGAAACCATTACCTTGTCAAAAACAACCTGGACACCTGAGGAAACTATTGAAACGGCTGCGGGCGACCCGGTTCGTATTTTTGGCGGTGGGGAAGAACTGGCTTGGAAGCTGGTGGATTAA
- a CDS encoding sulfite exporter TauE/SafE family protein yields MTLPMDAATLFYLMGAVAIGCYAQAVTGFAFGLIFVGVVSVAQLIDLKTATLIVSILAVINTVFALKKAERHTDWRLVGATLILSIPMVWVGYWLLDFLSQDHVSTLRPLLGGVIIASSLVLIFPPKPGKAVSSLPVFSLFGMIAGLLGGLFSTSGPPLIFQFYRQNLPIAVIRDCLLAIFAVSAATRTGLAIALDGLPDMVWIISLLAFPVTMGATWLGKHYPPKVSDTTMRRIAAGLLILTASNLIVT; encoded by the coding sequence ATGACACTCCCAATGGATGCGGCCACCCTGTTTTACCTGATGGGGGCCGTTGCCATTGGATGTTATGCACAAGCCGTCACCGGATTTGCCTTCGGTCTGATCTTTGTCGGTGTGGTATCGGTTGCGCAACTGATTGATTTAAAAACAGCCACACTGATCGTCAGCATCCTTGCTGTCATTAATACTGTCTTTGCCCTCAAAAAAGCAGAACGCCATACGGACTGGCGCTTGGTTGGTGCAACGTTAATTCTCAGTATTCCTATGGTCTGGGTTGGATATTGGCTGCTCGATTTCCTCAGCCAAGACCATGTTTCAACCCTGCGCCCACTTCTCGGGGGCGTTATTATTGCCTCAAGTCTGGTATTGATCTTTCCACCAAAGCCGGGAAAGGCCGTCTCCTCCCTGCCTGTTTTCTCCCTCTTTGGGATGATTGCCGGATTACTGGGGGGCCTATTTTCAACCAGCGGGCCACCACTGATCTTTCAGTTTTACCGCCAAAACCTGCCCATTGCGGTTATCCGTGATTGCCTCTTGGCCATTTTTGCAGTCTCAGCTGCCACAAGAACTGGGCTTGCCATTGCCTTGGATGGGCTACCGGATATGGTTTGGATCATCAGTCTTCTTGCCTTCCCCGTCACCATGGGCGCAACATGGCTTGGCAAACATTATCCCCCCAAGGTCAGCGATACGACCATGCGCCGCATTGCCGCAGGCTTGTTGATCTTAACGGCCAGCAACCTGATTGTGACCTAA
- a CDS encoding orotate phosphoribosyltransferase, which translates to MAIIARSDEHKKTGETVAKILLEIEAINFRPEEPYILTSGKASPVYIDCRKLISFNRARRTVMELAKHQLQQDAGFEVFDYAAGGETAGIPYAAWMADAIDASMLYVRKKPKGFGRNAQIEGHMEEGKRVLLVEDLATDGGSKLNFVNALRNAGAECNDAFVVFFYGVIPGALEELDKEGVTLHYLCNWWDVLHVAEKGNYFTPEKIAGVKEFLEDPLGWSGKHGGA; encoded by the coding sequence ATGGCTATTATCGCACGTTCTGACGAACATAAGAAAACAGGTGAAACCGTTGCCAAGATTCTGCTTGAAATCGAAGCCATCAACTTTCGCCCGGAAGAGCCATATATCCTGACATCTGGTAAAGCCAGCCCGGTTTATATTGATTGCCGTAAACTAATCTCTTTTAACCGTGCACGTCGCACGGTGATGGAACTGGCAAAACACCAGCTGCAACAAGATGCAGGTTTTGAAGTGTTTGATTATGCCGCAGGTGGCGAAACAGCGGGTATCCCTTATGCGGCCTGGATGGCCGATGCCATTGATGCTTCCATGTTGTATGTGCGCAAAAAACCAAAAGGATTTGGCCGCAACGCCCAGATCGAAGGCCATATGGAAGAAGGCAAGCGTGTTCTTCTGGTGGAAGATCTGGCAACAGATGGTGGTTCCAAACTGAATTTCGTCAATGCCCTGCGCAATGCGGGTGCTGAATGTAACGATGCCTTTGTGGTCTTTTTCTATGGTGTTATTCCCGGTGCCCTGGAAGAACTGGATAAAGAAGGTGTGACCCTGCACTATCTGTGTAACTGGTGGGACGTTCTGCATGTGGCAGAAAAAGGCAACTATTTCACACCGGAAAAAATCGCAGGTGTAAAAGAATTCCTTGAAGACCCGCTGGGTTGGTCCGGCAAACACGGTGGGGCGTAA
- a CDS encoding TRAP transporter large permease subunit, whose translation MTIAFLFAALFGCMFLGMPIAVALGLSSVSTILLFSSDSLASIALKLFEALSEHYTLLAIPFFILSSAFLSTGGVAKRLIRFATAVVGHIKGGLAMASVLACMLFAAVSGSSPATVAAIGSIVIAGMVKSGYPEKFGAGVIANAGTLGILIPPSIVMLVYSAATEVSASKMFMAGFIPGIMMGLILMIAIYIAARVMNLPSEPFPGFAELGKSMMSAMGGIMLIVIVLGSIYGGIASPTEAAAVSAVYAFWVSCFVYRDMGPLKDKEWSKEGENAVAAFGRSVVQSVIALPKCINDPDIRKVLIDATKVSMMLLFIIANAMLFAHVLTTERIPHTIAEAIVGWGLPWWGFLIVVNLLLLAAGNFMEPSAIILIMAPILFPIAIQLGIDPVHLGIIMVVNMEIGMITPPVGLNLFVTAGITGHSIGWAVKAALPWLSLLLIFLILITYIPQISLFLPEFIDQMRGFK comes from the coding sequence ATGACGATTGCATTCCTATTCGCCGCCCTATTTGGCTGTATGTTCCTCGGTATGCCAATCGCGGTTGCCTTGGGTCTTTCCTCTGTCAGTACAATCTTGCTGTTCTCCAGTGACTCACTGGCCTCCATCGCGCTTAAACTGTTTGAGGCCCTGTCTGAACACTATACATTGCTGGCGATCCCGTTCTTCATCCTGTCATCTGCCTTCCTGTCCACAGGCGGTGTGGCAAAACGTTTGATCCGCTTTGCCACAGCCGTTGTGGGCCACATTAAAGGTGGCTTGGCCATGGCCTCTGTACTGGCCTGTATGTTGTTTGCCGCTGTATCGGGCTCAAGCCCCGCAACTGTGGCGGCCATTGGTTCCATCGTGATCGCTGGCATGGTGAAATCCGGTTATCCAGAAAAGTTCGGTGCTGGTGTGATTGCCAACGCTGGTACATTGGGTATCTTGATCCCGCCATCCATCGTCATGCTGGTTTATTCTGCGGCAACAGAAGTTTCTGCTTCTAAAATGTTCATGGCCGGTTTCATTCCGGGGATCATGATGGGCCTGATCCTGATGATTGCCATCTATATCGCTGCACGCGTCATGAACCTGCCGTCTGAACCTTTCCCAGGCTTTGCAGAACTTGGCAAATCCATGATGTCTGCCATGGGCGGGATCATGCTGATCGTTATCGTTCTGGGTTCCATCTATGGCGGTATTGCCTCGCCAACCGAAGCTGCGGCTGTTTCTGCTGTCTATGCCTTCTGGGTGTCCTGCTTCGTTTATCGTGACATGGGTCCGTTGAAAGACAAGGAATGGTCCAAAGAAGGTGAAAACGCTGTTGCAGCCTTTGGTCGCTCCGTCGTTCAATCCGTTATCGCCCTGCCCAAATGTATCAATGACCCGGATATCCGCAAGGTGCTGATTGATGCAACAAAAGTATCCATGATGCTGCTGTTCATCATCGCCAACGCCATGTTGTTTGCTCACGTACTGACCACAGAACGTATCCCGCACACCATTGCCGAAGCCATCGTTGGCTGGGGTCTGCCGTGGTGGGGCTTCCTGATCGTGGTGAACCTGTTGCTTCTGGCTGCTGGTAACTTCATGGAGCCAAGTGCGATTATCCTGATCATGGCACCGATCCTGTTCCCGATTGCCATCCAGTTGGGCATCGACCCGGTTCACCTTGGTATCATCATGGTGGTGAATATGGAGATCGGGATGATAACACCGCCTGTGGGGCTCAACCTCTTCGTAACGGCCGGGATTACCGGACATTCCATCGGCTGGGCTGTAAAAGCTGCACTGCCTTGGTTGTCCCTGCTGTTGATCTTCCTCATCCTGATCACCTATATCCCGCAGATTTCTCTGTTCCTGCCGGAATTCATTGATCAGATGAGAGGGTTTAAATAA
- a CDS encoding TRAP transporter small permease gives MVANFTRQLEEGVLSFLLVFMTLLVFVEVVLRFGFNTGIHWAQEVTLHASAWFVLFGVSYGVKVGAHIGVDAVVRLLSPQTKRIVSIIAVLLCLVYCALILSGAWVYLAKVYKIGLFMEDTPTPGIFLWLIPEDLWWDVFKIDPEEPLLPMWFAHGPLLIGFILLAYRFIEVLKKLITGEWTDLHMADEAKEALEEAGIDTDIISEEEEAKHAKEGAK, from the coding sequence ATGGTCGCTAATTTTACACGCCAATTAGAGGAAGGAGTCTTAAGCTTCCTGCTGGTCTTTATGACCCTCCTCGTCTTTGTCGAAGTGGTTTTACGCTTCGGTTTTAATACAGGCATCCACTGGGCACAGGAAGTGACCCTTCATGCCTCTGCCTGGTTCGTTCTTTTCGGAGTTTCATACGGGGTTAAAGTTGGCGCCCACATCGGTGTTGATGCCGTTGTTCGCCTGCTGTCGCCTCAAACCAAGCGCATCGTCAGCATCATCGCTGTTCTGCTGTGTCTCGTATACTGCGCCCTGATCCTGTCTGGTGCGTGGGTCTATCTTGCCAAGGTCTATAAAATCGGCCTGTTCATGGAAGACACACCGACACCGGGTATTTTCCTCTGGCTCATCCCTGAAGACCTATGGTGGGACGTATTTAAAATTGATCCTGAAGAACCGCTGCTGCCCATGTGGTTTGCCCATGGTCCGCTTCTGATTGGTTTCATCTTGCTGGCTTATCGTTTCATTGAAGTCCTCAAAAAATTGATTACAGGTGAATGGACTGACCTGCATATGGCTGACGAAGCCAAGGAAGCCTTGGAAGAAGCAGGCATTGATACGGACATCATTTCTGAAGAAGAAGAAGCAAAACACGCAAAAGAGGGAGCTAAATAA
- a CDS encoding TRAP transporter substrate-binding protein, producing the protein MRKLTAGLFAAAAMMTATVATAADPIVIKFSHVVAENTPKGQMANKFRDLVKERLGDDKVIVEVYPSSQLYGDNKVLEAMLLGDVQIAAPSLSKFKKYTKKLQLFDLPFLFKDMAAAEKFQQSEAGQKLLNSMKRKGIQGLGYLHNGMKQLSASKPLKVPADANGLKFRIMSSDVLSAQFEAVSATPLKKPFSEVFTLLQTKAIDGQENTWSNIYSKKFFEVQEYITASDHGLLDYLVVTSTEFWDGLPADIRGDVKKAMDEAIAHGNKIAAEKATGDRAAIEASGRSKVIDLTDAERQQWVNAMKPVWAKFEGAVGKDLLDAAIAANN; encoded by the coding sequence ATGCGTAAGCTTACCGCTGGCCTTTTTGCCGCTGCTGCTATGATGACTGCAACTGTTGCAACAGCTGCTGATCCGATCGTAATCAAGTTTTCACACGTTGTTGCTGAAAACACACCGAAAGGCCAAATGGCTAACAAATTCCGCGACCTTGTTAAAGAGCGCCTGGGCGACGACAAAGTAATTGTTGAAGTGTACCCAAGTTCCCAGCTTTATGGTGATAACAAAGTTCTCGAAGCTATGCTGCTGGGCGACGTTCAAATCGCAGCCCCGTCTTTGTCTAAATTCAAAAAATATACAAAGAAACTGCAACTGTTTGATCTGCCGTTCCTGTTCAAAGACATGGCAGCTGCTGAAAAATTCCAACAGTCTGAAGCGGGCCAAAAGCTGCTGAACTCCATGAAGCGTAAAGGCATTCAGGGCCTAGGCTACCTGCACAATGGTATGAAGCAACTGTCTGCTTCCAAGCCGTTGAAAGTTCCAGCTGATGCCAATGGCCTAAAATTCCGCATCATGTCTTCTGACGTTCTGTCTGCACAGTTCGAAGCTGTTTCTGCAACACCGCTGAAAAAGCCGTTCTCTGAAGTATTTACACTGCTGCAAACAAAAGCGATCGACGGTCAGGAAAACACCTGGTCTAACATCTATTCCAAGAAGTTCTTCGAAGTTCAGGAATACATCACGGCCTCTGACCACGGTCTGCTGGACTATCTGGTTGTGACTTCGACTGAATTCTGGGATGGCCTGCCAGCTGACATCCGTGGCGACGTTAAGAAAGCCATGGACGAAGCCATCGCACACGGCAACAAAATCGCTGCTGAAAAAGCAACAGGCGATCGTGCTGCCATCGAAGCTTCTGGACGCTCTAAAGTGATCGACCTGACTGATGCTGAGCGTCAGCAGTGGGTTAACGCCATGAAGCCGGTCTGGGCGAAATTTGAAGGCGCTGTCGGTAAAGACCTTCTGGACGCCGCAATCGCAGCCAATAACTAA
- the dmeF gene encoding CDF family Co(II)/Ni(II) efflux transporter DmeF gives MHIHSLDDWCHEHVFIAEEQEKGEKRAYWVIALTVTMMVIEIFSGWLFNSMALLADGWHMASHAAALCITVFAYWYARKNLHNRQYTFGTGKVSVLGGFGSAVVLGVVTIMMIWESVQRFFEPMTISFNEAIGVAVIGLVVNLASAWLLHQGGHDHHHGHDHGHHHSHDHSHDHHHHGHGHGHDHNLRAAFLHVVADALTSVLAIVALLAGKFYGWVWMDPMMGIVGALVISHWTYGLLRDTGRILLDGDADEHLKDKIKHTIEDHSDNRVTDLHVWRVGPKHQAAIVSLVTHYPQSADDYKKLLAPYHLSHITIEVSEPCLPEQSSAT, from the coding sequence ATGCATATTCATTCTCTTGATGACTGGTGCCATGAACATGTCTTTATCGCAGAAGAACAGGAAAAAGGCGAAAAGCGGGCCTATTGGGTGATTGCCCTGACCGTCACCATGATGGTTATTGAAATTTTCTCTGGCTGGCTGTTTAACTCCATGGCCCTTTTAGCCGATGGCTGGCATATGGCAAGCCATGCCGCAGCCCTGTGCATTACGGTCTTTGCCTATTGGTATGCGCGCAAAAACCTGCATAACCGACAATATACCTTTGGTACCGGAAAAGTCAGTGTTCTGGGTGGTTTTGGCAGTGCGGTTGTTTTGGGTGTCGTTACCATCATGATGATCTGGGAATCTGTGCAACGGTTCTTCGAACCTATGACCATCAGTTTTAATGAGGCCATTGGCGTTGCCGTTATTGGCCTTGTGGTTAATCTTGCCAGCGCATGGTTGCTGCACCAAGGCGGTCACGACCACCATCACGGCCATGACCATGGACATCATCATTCGCACGATCACAGCCACGATCATCACCACCATGGACACGGGCATGGGCATGATCACAATCTTCGTGCTGCCTTTCTCCATGTTGTAGCAGATGCGCTGACTTCGGTACTCGCCATTGTCGCCCTTTTGGCCGGAAAATTTTATGGCTGGGTCTGGATGGACCCGATGATGGGCATCGTCGGTGCCTTGGTGATTTCCCATTGGACTTACGGCTTGCTACGCGATACCGGGCGTATTTTGCTGGATGGGGATGCAGATGAACACCTGAAAGACAAAATCAAACACACAATTGAAGACCATTCAGATAACCGTGTCACAGACCTGCATGTCTGGCGCGTTGGGCCAAAGCATCAAGCCGCGATAGTTTCCCTTGTCACCCATTACCCACAAAGCGCAGACGACTATAAAAAGCTGCTGGCCCCTTATCACCTGTCACACATCACCATTGAAGTGAGCGAACCCTGCCTGCCAGAGCAATCTTCGGCCACATAA
- a CDS encoding response regulator: MRVLFVDDEVNVLNALARTLRHKRGDWEMDFANSGYQAIDLFEQHPYDVIVSDMMMPQMSGEKLLDHIWRHFPDTARVVLSGHCNQATAFRLVGSEHLYLSKPCSYELLTSTIENAYAYTEAKKQKSQGMTTQSLEIKVSAFLLDLLSAGKITKGDLPIDLHFLLPDDVLQSFAPVFTTDEALSGRSDLEVGEFMDLLNDH, translated from the coding sequence ATGCGGGTACTGTTTGTTGATGATGAGGTAAATGTTTTGAATGCATTGGCGCGGACATTGCGCCACAAACGGGGAGATTGGGAAATGGATTTTGCCAATTCCGGCTATCAGGCCATTGATCTGTTTGAACAGCATCCATACGACGTTATTGTCTCAGATATGATGATGCCGCAGATGAGCGGTGAAAAACTTCTGGATCATATTTGGAGACATTTTCCCGATACCGCACGCGTGGTCTTATCCGGTCATTGCAATCAGGCCACAGCGTTTCGCCTTGTTGGATCGGAACATTTATACCTTTCCAAACCCTGCTCTTATGAGCTGCTGACTTCGACCATTGAAAATGCCTATGCCTATACAGAAGCCAAGAAGCAGAAAAGCCAGGGCATGACGACGCAAAGCTTGGAAATCAAGGTCTCCGCTTTTTTACTGGATCTGTTAAGTGCAGGGAAAATTACCAAAGGGGACCTGCCCATCGACTTGCATTTTTTACTGCCTGACGATGTTTTGCAGTCCTTTGCCCCGGTTTTTACAACCGATGAAGCCTTAAGCGGACGCTCAGACTTGGAGGTCGGTGAATTTATGGATTTGCTGAATGACCATTAG
- a CDS encoding sigma-54 dependent transcriptional regulator produces MVDYQYKGPVLFIDDEMHIRLSAKQTLELAGFDVVCLENAEDALKQLEQGWPGIVISDIKMPTMDGLTFMEKAHDIDKDIPIILITGHGDVTMAVQAMRDGAYDFIEKPFPSELLSDTAGRAMEKLSLIRENRELREKLKNQSGIAENLLGKSQPIEQLRKLIGNVANTDTDVLIMGETGTGKEMVARCLHENSTRHNAHFVAVNCGAMPESIFESELFGYEPGAFPGNPNRRIGKIEHSSGGTLFLDEIETLPMTMQVKLLRVLQERSIERLGSNQVIPLNLRILAATKADLLHEVQKGNFREDLYYRLSVVMIPTPPLRNWKEDIPLLFQHFAQEASQRFSRDCPIIREGQIQGLVAHNWPGNIRELKNAAERFVLNDGQSPLAGEQAALNEDSQNLPQKVEAYEKGLIMQALEKAGGSIKGAMEILGVPRKTLSDKLKKYEIDRADFQEK; encoded by the coding sequence ATGGTTGACTATCAATATAAAGGTCCGGTTCTTTTCATCGACGACGAAATGCATATCCGGCTTTCGGCCAAACAAACATTGGAACTGGCCGGGTTCGATGTGGTCTGTCTGGAAAATGCCGAAGATGCCCTGAAACAACTGGAACAAGGCTGGCCGGGGATTGTCATTTCCGACATTAAAATGCCCACAATGGATGGGCTTACCTTTATGGAAAAAGCCCATGATATTGATAAAGACATCCCGATTATTCTGATTACCGGGCACGGCGATGTCACCATGGCGGTTCAGGCCATGCGCGATGGGGCCTATGATTTCATAGAAAAACCTTTCCCTTCTGAACTCCTCAGTGATACCGCCGGGCGGGCGATGGAAAAGCTCAGCCTGATCCGGGAAAACCGCGAACTGCGTGAAAAACTGAAAAACCAGTCCGGCATTGCGGAGAATCTGCTGGGGAAATCCCAACCGATTGAACAGCTGCGAAAACTCATCGGCAATGTGGCAAACACCGATACAGACGTGCTTATCATGGGCGAAACCGGCACGGGCAAAGAGATGGTTGCACGCTGCCTGCATGAAAACAGCACCCGTCATAATGCCCATTTTGTTGCCGTAAACTGTGGTGCCATGCCCGAAAGCATTTTTGAAAGTGAACTTTTTGGCTATGAGCCCGGTGCCTTTCCCGGCAATCCAAATCGCCGCATCGGCAAAATCGAACATTCTTCCGGCGGCACATTATTTTTAGATGAAATTGAAACCCTGCCCATGACCATGCAGGTCAAGCTGTTACGGGTTTTACAGGAACGTTCCATTGAACGGCTGGGATCAAATCAGGTCATTCCCCTTAACTTACGCATTTTAGCAGCCACCAAAGCCGACCTGCTGCATGAAGTCCAAAAAGGCAATTTCCGTGAAGACCTCTATTATCGCCTGAGTGTTGTGATGATCCCCACCCCCCCATTACGCAACTGGAAAGAAGACATCCCCCTGCTCTTCCAACATTTTGCACAAGAAGCCAGCCAGCGCTTCTCACGTGATTGCCCCATAATACGTGAAGGACAAATTCAGGGGCTTGTCGCACACAACTGGCCGGGCAATATCCGGGAATTAAAAAATGCGGCTGAACGGTTTGTTCTCAATGACGGGCAAAGCCCTCTGGCAGGCGAACAGGCAGCCCTTAATGAAGACAGCCAGAACCTGCCTCAAAAAGTAGAAGCCTATGAAAAGGGACTGATTATGCAGGCCCTTGAAAAAGCAGGCGGCAGCATCAAAGGGGCGATGGAAATTCTTGGGGTGCCGCGCAAAACCCTAAGTGACAAGCTCAAGAAATACGAAATTGACCGGGCAGACTTTCAAGAGAAATAA